One part of the Anaerofustis stercorihominis DSM 17244 genome encodes these proteins:
- a CDS encoding sugar-binding transcriptional regulator, with the protein MAVEEKILTKIAYYYYKQELTQSEIAQRLHMSRQRVNRLLKKSRELGIVDINIKGYEEYLINLESEIEKKFSLKRVMVAQPQEDEDIFHSLGRAGVELVMDLLEDNLTIGISWGRTIYNTVNYFPVLKGKYKNIKALQLVGSLNNLGDTRLTNDITKNFAEKIDAKAYYMFAPTFVSSKETKDTLMQEESLKKLFSLFNYCDIILGSVGLMANSTSSLKEQQQFLNPRDYSELKEKGAVGNICLNYFDKEGNKIDCDFNNRVMAIDIDSIKRSKNVVCITGGEDKHEAILAALKGKYIDTLVIDKDTADYIMTH; encoded by the coding sequence ATGGCGGTTGAAGAAAAGATACTAACTAAGATAGCATACTACTATTATAAACAAGAATTGACTCAAAGTGAGATTGCACAAAGGTTACATATGTCAAGGCAAAGAGTTAACAGGCTCCTAAAAAAGAGCAGAGAACTTGGAATCGTTGACATAAATATCAAAGGTTATGAAGAATATCTGATAAACTTAGAATCAGAAATCGAAAAAAAGTTTTCATTAAAAAGAGTTATGGTCGCACAGCCTCAGGAAGATGAGGACATTTTTCATTCTTTAGGCAGAGCAGGAGTCGAACTTGTAATGGATTTACTAGAGGACAATCTTACTATAGGTATATCTTGGGGAAGGACCATTTATAACACCGTTAATTATTTTCCGGTATTAAAAGGAAAGTATAAGAACATAAAAGCCCTTCAGCTTGTAGGAAGCCTGAATAACCTCGGAGATACAAGACTTACAAATGATATCACAAAAAACTTCGCCGAAAAAATAGACGCAAAAGCTTATTATATGTTCGCACCTACTTTCGTATCGAGCAAAGAAACAAAAGATACTTTGATGCAGGAAGAAAGTCTTAAAAAACTATTTTCTTTATTTAACTACTGCGATATAATTCTCGGAAGTGTGGGACTTATGGCAAATTCAACTTCTTCTTTGAAAGAACAGCAGCAATTTTTAAATCCCAGAGATTATAGCGAATTAAAAGAAAAAGGTGCTGTGGGAAATATATGCCTAAATTACTTTGATAAAGAAGGAAATAAAATAGACTGCGACTTTAACAACAGAGTAATGGCAATAGATATCGATTCAATAAAAAGAAGCAAAAATGTAGTATGTATTACAGGAGGAGAAGATAAGCACGAAGCTATCTTAGCTGCTCTCAAAGGTAAATATATAGATACACTGGTAATAGATAAAGACACCGCAGATTATATAATGACACATTAA